One segment of Porticoccus hydrocarbonoclasticus MCTG13d DNA contains the following:
- a CDS encoding ABC transporter permease, producing the protein MVRSNPTLVTAMRLLDQLHFNGQLFLRHRVRTVLLLLAVGLGVASVIMLTSLGEGARRYVDREFSALGNQLLIVLPGRKETTGGAPPIYGAAPRDLTLEDAQALERLPAIRAVAPVIAGTAPVTRGSRSREVIVLGSTAAIFQVRKMDVAQGKILPERADSEALAVCVLGSKLKRELFGNRRAIGEWVRAGDRRMRVIGVLEERGESLGLDLRDMIIVPVRTAEQMFNSPGLFRVLLELDANADFDRVEERVRGVIRERHEGEDDVTLISQDSMLAAFNNILTTLTLAIAAIAAISLLVAGILIMNISLISVSQRRREIGLLKALGGSSRQVRQLFLGESLLLVSLGSVAGVAVAWVAVLVVARLWPAFPLAPPWWSVPAAVGTALLSGLVFSLIPARRAAALDPVLAMRGQDL; encoded by the coding sequence ATGGTCAGATCGAATCCTACACTGGTGACGGCAATGCGCCTGCTGGATCAACTGCACTTTAACGGTCAGCTCTTTTTGCGCCATCGGGTGCGCACCGTGCTGCTATTGCTCGCGGTGGGGCTGGGCGTTGCCTCGGTAATTATGCTCACCAGCCTGGGTGAAGGCGCCCGCCGCTACGTGGACCGGGAATTCTCGGCGCTGGGCAATCAGTTGCTGATCGTTCTGCCCGGCCGCAAGGAAACCACCGGCGGCGCGCCACCCATCTACGGCGCCGCGCCCCGGGACCTGACCCTGGAAGATGCCCAGGCGCTGGAGCGCCTGCCGGCAATCAGGGCGGTGGCGCCGGTGATTGCCGGCACTGCGCCGGTGACTCGGGGCAGTCGCTCCCGTGAGGTGATCGTGTTGGGCAGTACCGCGGCGATATTCCAGGTACGAAAAATGGATGTGGCCCAGGGCAAAATTCTGCCGGAGCGCGCAGACAGTGAAGCCCTGGCGGTGTGTGTACTGGGCTCCAAGCTGAAACGGGAATTGTTCGGTAACCGCCGCGCCATCGGCGAGTGGGTGCGGGCGGGTGATCGCCGCATGCGGGTAATCGGCGTGCTGGAGGAGCGCGGCGAGTCCCTCGGGCTGGATCTGCGGGACATGATCATTGTGCCGGTGCGCACCGCCGAACAGATGTTCAATTCGCCGGGACTGTTTCGGGTGCTGCTGGAACTGGATGCCAATGCCGATTTCGACCGGGTTGAAGAGCGGGTGCGGGGGGTTATCCGCGAGCGCCACGAGGGCGAGGATGACGTTACCCTGATCAGCCAGGATTCCATGCTGGCGGCCTTCAACAACATCCTCACCACCCTGACCCTGGCCATCGCCGCCATTGCCGCGATCAGTCTGCTGGTGGCCGGTATTCTGATCATGAATATCAGTCTGATTTCCGTCAGCCAGCGGCGCCGGGAAATTGGTCTGTTGAAAGCGTTGGGCGGCAGTAGTCGTCAGGTGAGGCAACTGTTTCTCGGGGAATCCCTGCTGCTGGTGAGCCTGGGTTCCGTGGCCGGCGTTGCCGTGGCTTGGGTGGCGGTGCTGGTTGTCGCCCGGCTATGGCCCGCCTTTCCGCTGGCGCCTCCCTGGTGGTCGGTGCCCGCAGCGGTGGGTACGGCGCTGTTGTCGGGGCTGGTGTTCTCGCTGATTCCGGCGCGGCGTGCGGCGGCCCTGGACCCGGTGCTGGCCATGCGGGGGCAGGACCTGTGA
- a CDS encoding PEP-CTERM sorting domain-containing protein: MITKKFLGKCVAICALVFSGSLYAAPIYVGSWDTYNADGPSWSEFTTPTYTGQEVAALLFGGSYSNYAISTVSADPLAINNMVWLDQIYIGVDLFGESYRVDSNNNGIYDIRGDTSAWVRDNGQGDGYINYAFLIEQTPGGTVPAPGTLLLLGIGLAALSLRAKLAAR, translated from the coding sequence ATGATTACAAAGAAATTCCTGGGAAAGTGCGTAGCCATATGTGCACTGGTATTCAGCGGCTCCCTGTACGCAGCACCCATTTATGTCGGCAGCTGGGATACCTACAATGCCGACGGCCCGAGCTGGAGTGAATTCACAACGCCAACCTACACTGGCCAGGAAGTTGCCGCCCTGCTGTTTGGTGGCAGCTATAGCAATTACGCGATTTCAACCGTGAGTGCCGACCCCCTGGCCATCAACAACATGGTCTGGCTTGACCAGATCTATATCGGGGTCGACCTCTTCGGCGAAAGCTACCGGGTTGATTCCAACAACAACGGTATTTACGACATTCGGGGCGACACCAGCGCCTGGGTCAGAGACAACGGCCAGGGTGACGGATACATCAACTATGCTTTCCTGATTGAGCAAACTCCCGGTGGCACTGTGCCCGCACCCGGCACCTTGCTGCTGTTGGGCATTGGCCTCGCGGCCCTGAGCCTGAGAGCCAAACTCGCCGCACGCTGA
- a CDS encoding ABC transporter permease, which translates to MQRLRSVLTIVGFAIGIAAMVLLSSLGEGLRQFVIQEFTQFGSHIVAITPGKTETFGMGGILNTTRPLSLEDSEALKRIPGVEQVVPVVFGTAQIKAVGRSRYTDVAGVGALADKAWKLEVSQGSFLPQEDIQRARAFAVLGSKLKRELFGGDNPLGEFVHIGGNRFRVIGVMAPKGQFLGTDLDDMIYIPANKGLQIFNRESLMEVDVFYSPAVPTERLTENIRRLLIERHGFEDFTIVTQDQMMATMDNILRILKYAGGGLGAISLLVGAVGITTILMITVTERTSEVGLLRALGSTRSQVRNLFLGEAVMLGLVGGLAGVLVIALLVVGVRLFVPGLPVALKGEIVLVALLVSMLIGLMAGVRPALNATRLSPIDALRAE; encoded by the coding sequence ATGCAGCGCCTGCGATCTGTACTGACCATCGTCGGTTTTGCCATTGGTATTGCAGCCATGGTGTTGCTGAGTTCTTTGGGAGAGGGGCTGCGGCAATTCGTCATTCAGGAATTTACCCAGTTCGGCAGCCATATTGTCGCCATTACCCCGGGCAAGACAGAGACCTTTGGCATGGGCGGTATCCTCAACACCACCCGTCCCCTGTCCCTGGAGGACTCCGAAGCGCTGAAGCGCATCCCGGGAGTGGAGCAGGTGGTGCCGGTGGTGTTCGGCACCGCGCAGATCAAGGCTGTGGGGCGCAGCCGCTACACCGATGTGGCCGGCGTCGGCGCCCTGGCGGACAAGGCCTGGAAACTGGAGGTGTCACAGGGTTCGTTTCTGCCCCAGGAGGATATTCAGCGGGCGCGGGCCTTTGCGGTACTGGGCAGCAAACTGAAACGGGAGTTGTTTGGCGGTGACAATCCCCTGGGAGAGTTTGTCCACATTGGCGGCAACCGTTTCCGGGTGATCGGCGTCATGGCGCCCAAAGGGCAGTTTCTTGGCACCGATCTGGACGACATGATCTATATCCCCGCCAACAAGGGACTGCAGATATTCAACCGCGAAAGCCTCATGGAGGTGGACGTTTTCTACAGCCCCGCCGTGCCCACCGAGCGACTCACGGAAAACATCAGGCGGCTGTTGATCGAGCGCCACGGTTTCGAGGATTTCACCATCGTCACCCAGGATCAGATGATGGCGACCATGGACAATATCCTGCGCATCCTGAAATACGCCGGCGGCGGGCTGGGGGCGATTTCCCTGCTGGTGGGAGCCGTCGGCATCACCACCATCCTGATGATCACCGTGACCGAACGCACCTCCGAGGTGGGGTTGTTGCGGGCTCTGGGTAGCACCCGCAGTCAGGTTCGCAACCTGTTTCTGGGTGAGGCGGTAATGCTGGGGTTGGTGGGCGGGCTGGCCGGTGTGCTGGTGATTGCACTGCTGGTGGTGGGCGTACGGCTGTTTGTGCCGGGACTGCCGGTGGCCCTGAAGGGGGAAATCGTATTGGTGGCGCTGTTGGTGTCCATGCTGATCGGCCTGATGGCCGGTGTGCGGCCAGCGCTGAATGCCACCCGGCTCAGCCCTATTGATGCCCTCAGGGCTGAATAG
- the cysS gene encoding cysteine--tRNA ligase yields MALTLYNTLTRQKEVFKPIEAGKIRMYVCGITVYDYCHIGHARVLVAFDVITRYLRTRGWDVTYVRNITDIDDKILNRANDNGEPYTALTDRMIDAMHEDEDALGVLRPDLEPRATAYMDDILAMVQILVDNHYAYAADNGDVYYRVSRFADYGKLSGRNPEDLLAGARVEVDEAKEDPRDFALWKSAKPGEVSWESPWGPGRPGWHIECSAMSTCCLGDTFDIHGGGPDLPFPHHENEIAQSESATGKKYVHYWMHAGAVRVDNEKMSKSLNNFFTIREVLKKYHPEVVRYFLLSSHYRSPINYSEENLIEAKGGLDRFYTALLPFTEAAPAALDTLHASDYYRRFVESMDDDFNTRDALAAMYDLVRDMNTCAKTDPAQAAKLAAELKALGGVFGIFTVEPKTFLQGIASDGPDAEQIETLIAERVAAKKNRDFARADQIRDDLAAQGVVLEDSREGTTWRRD; encoded by the coding sequence ATGGCACTGACTCTATACAACACTCTGACCCGGCAGAAAGAAGTCTTCAAACCCATCGAGGCGGGCAAGATTCGCATGTACGTCTGCGGTATCACCGTTTACGACTACTGCCATATCGGTCACGCCCGGGTACTGGTGGCGTTTGACGTGATCACCCGCTACCTGAGAACCCGGGGCTGGGATGTCACCTACGTGCGCAACATTACCGACATCGACGACAAGATTCTCAACCGCGCCAACGACAATGGCGAACCCTATACGGCGCTCACCGACCGGATGATCGACGCCATGCACGAGGACGAGGATGCCCTTGGTGTGCTGCGGCCCGATCTGGAACCCCGCGCCACCGCCTATATGGACGATATCCTCGCCATGGTGCAGATTCTGGTGGACAACCACTACGCCTATGCCGCCGACAATGGTGATGTCTACTACCGGGTCAGTCGGTTTGCCGACTACGGCAAACTCAGTGGTCGCAACCCCGAAGACCTGCTGGCTGGTGCCCGCGTCGAGGTGGACGAAGCCAAGGAAGACCCCCGCGATTTTGCCCTCTGGAAAAGTGCCAAACCCGGCGAAGTGAGTTGGGAATCCCCCTGGGGCCCCGGTCGTCCCGGCTGGCATATCGAGTGCTCCGCCATGTCCACCTGTTGTCTGGGTGACACCTTCGATATCCACGGTGGCGGGCCGGATCTGCCGTTTCCCCACCACGAAAACGAAATCGCCCAGAGCGAATCCGCCACCGGTAAAAAATACGTGCATTACTGGATGCACGCCGGTGCGGTGCGGGTGGACAACGAGAAAATGTCCAAGTCACTGAACAATTTCTTCACCATCCGCGAAGTGCTGAAAAAATACCATCCGGAAGTGGTGCGCTACTTCCTGCTGTCCAGTCACTACCGCAGTCCCATCAATTATTCCGAAGAGAATCTGATCGAGGCCAAGGGCGGCCTCGACCGTTTCTACACCGCGTTGCTTCCCTTTACCGAAGCGGCTCCCGCAGCTCTCGATACACTGCACGCCAGTGACTACTACCGCCGTTTTGTCGAATCCATGGATGACGACTTCAACACCCGCGATGCACTGGCCGCCATGTATGACCTGGTGCGGGACATGAACACCTGTGCCAAAACCGACCCGGCTCAGGCGGCGAAACTGGCCGCCGAGTTAAAAGCGTTGGGCGGTGTGTTCGGTATCTTCACGGTGGAACCCAAAACCTTTCTGCAGGGAATCGCCAGCGATGGCCCGGACGCCGAACAAATCGAAACACTGATTGCCGAGCGCGTCGCTGCCAAGAAAAATCGTGACTTCGCCCGCGCCGACCAGATTCGCGATGACCTGGCGGCACAGGGTGTCGTTCTCGAAGACTCCAGAGAAGGCACAACCTGGCGCCGGGACTAG
- a CDS encoding ABC transporter ATP-binding protein has protein sequence MIELQDVNKTYLVGESPLRALRDVNITIDAGEYLSVMGPSGSGKSTLLNMVGLLDRPDSGSYRLEGTATEELGEEARARLRADYVGFIFQAFHLINRLTTLENVELPMMLAGIAPKKRRQSALDVLEQVGLADRAGHRPNQLSGGQLQRVAIARAIVMRPRILLADEPTGNLDQASGAEVVEVLENLNREGITLLVVTHDAQLGKRARRRIRMVDGQIESYTGDGNAPAGSTAL, from the coding sequence ATGATTGAACTGCAGGACGTCAACAAGACCTATCTGGTGGGTGAGTCGCCGCTTCGGGCGCTGCGGGATGTGAATATCACCATTGACGCCGGGGAGTACCTGTCGGTGATGGGGCCTTCCGGCTCGGGAAAGTCCACCCTGCTCAATATGGTTGGCCTGCTGGATCGCCCGGACAGCGGCAGCTATCGTCTGGAGGGAACCGCCACGGAAGAACTGGGCGAGGAGGCGCGGGCGCGGTTGCGCGCCGACTACGTCGGTTTCATCTTTCAGGCATTTCACCTGATCAACCGCCTGACCACTCTGGAAAATGTCGAGTTGCCCATGATGCTGGCGGGGATCGCCCCCAAAAAACGCCGCCAGAGTGCGCTGGATGTGCTGGAGCAGGTGGGTTTGGCGGATCGGGCCGGGCACCGGCCCAACCAGCTTTCCGGGGGACAGTTGCAGCGGGTGGCCATCGCCCGGGCCATTGTCATGAGACCGCGTATTCTGTTGGCGGACGAGCCCACCGGCAACCTCGATCAGGCGTCTGGTGCCGAGGTGGTGGAGGTGCTGGAAAACCTCAATCGCGAGGGTATCACCCTGCTGGTGGTGACCCACGACGCCCAGCTCGGAAAGCGGGCTCGGCGGCGCATCCGCATGGTGGATGGTCAGATCGAATCCTACACTGGTGACGGCAATGCGCCTGCTGGATCAACTGCACTTTAA
- a CDS encoding glutamine--tRNA ligase/YqeY domain fusion protein, which translates to MADDNKPLNFIQQLISRELADGSVTRVITRFPPEPNGYLHLGHAKSICLNFGLAEQFGGACNLRFDDTNPEKEEDEYVKAIIDDVRWLGFQWDGEVRYASDYFEQLYLWAQYLIREGKAFVCELNGEQMREYRGTLTEPGKNSPWRDRSVEDNLVLLEQMKTGAIDEGRMTLRAKIDMASPNINLRDPVLYRVKKRSHHRTGDTWNIYPSYDFAHGQEDAIEGVTHSICTLEFAANRPLYEWFIDNLPVPSKPRQFEFGRLNLNYSITSKRKLKQLVDEGHVSGWNDPRMPTLSGLRRRGVTPRAIRNFCDSLAVAKTDGVVDMAQFEHFIRDDLNDNAPRAMCVLHPLKVTLTNVPDGEVDMRTVAGHPNRDDLGERQLPFTREIYIDREDFNEDSSLSRKKFKRLVPGEWVRLRGACVIQANEVVKDDRGEIVEILAEMIPGTHGEDPPEGIRPRGVVHWVSATECVDCEVRLYDRLFSDPAPEAGDRNFLDFINPASLTVLSGCKGEIGLAEAVAGDNYQFEREGYFCRDTESGSENTLVFNRTIELRDNWKS; encoded by the coding sequence ATGGCAGACGATAATAAACCGCTCAATTTTATTCAGCAGTTGATCTCCCGGGAGCTGGCCGATGGCTCGGTGACGAGAGTGATCACCCGTTTTCCCCCGGAACCCAACGGTTACCTGCACCTCGGGCACGCCAAATCCATCTGCCTGAACTTTGGGCTGGCCGAGCAGTTCGGTGGCGCGTGCAACCTCCGTTTTGACGATACCAATCCGGAAAAAGAAGAGGACGAGTACGTCAAGGCGATTATCGACGACGTGCGCTGGCTGGGTTTTCAGTGGGATGGTGAGGTGCGCTATGCCTCAGATTATTTCGAGCAGTTGTACCTGTGGGCCCAGTACCTGATTCGGGAGGGCAAGGCCTTTGTCTGCGAGCTGAATGGCGAGCAGATGCGCGAATACCGCGGCACCCTCACCGAGCCGGGCAAAAACAGCCCCTGGCGGGATCGTTCCGTTGAAGACAATCTGGTACTGCTGGAACAGATGAAAACCGGTGCCATTGACGAGGGCCGCATGACCCTGCGGGCCAAGATTGACATGGCCTCGCCCAATATCAACCTGCGCGACCCGGTGTTGTACCGGGTCAAGAAAAGATCCCATCACCGCACCGGCGACACCTGGAACATCTACCCCTCCTACGATTTCGCCCACGGTCAGGAAGATGCGATCGAGGGGGTGACCCACTCCATCTGCACACTGGAATTCGCCGCCAACCGACCGTTGTACGAGTGGTTTATCGACAATCTGCCGGTGCCGTCAAAGCCGCGTCAGTTCGAGTTTGGCCGGCTCAATCTGAATTACAGCATTACCAGCAAACGCAAGCTCAAACAGCTGGTGGATGAGGGCCATGTCAGCGGCTGGAATGATCCGCGTATGCCGACGCTCTCCGGTCTGCGCCGTCGGGGCGTAACCCCCCGGGCAATTCGCAATTTCTGTGACAGCCTGGCAGTGGCCAAGACTGACGGTGTGGTGGACATGGCCCAGTTCGAGCACTTTATCCGTGACGATCTCAACGACAATGCCCCGCGGGCCATGTGTGTTCTGCATCCCCTGAAAGTGACGCTCACCAATGTGCCCGACGGCGAGGTGGACATGCGCACTGTGGCCGGTCATCCCAATCGCGATGACCTCGGTGAGCGCCAATTGCCCTTTACCCGGGAAATCTATATCGACCGCGAGGACTTCAACGAAGACAGCAGTCTGTCCCGCAAGAAATTCAAGCGGCTGGTGCCCGGCGAGTGGGTGCGGCTGCGCGGTGCCTGTGTCATTCAGGCCAACGAAGTGGTGAAGGATGACCGCGGCGAGATCGTCGAAATTCTGGCGGAAATGATTCCCGGCACTCACGGCGAAGATCCGCCCGAGGGCATTCGTCCCCGCGGTGTGGTTCACTGGGTATCCGCGACGGAGTGCGTGGACTGTGAAGTGCGGCTCTATGACCGGCTGTTCAGCGATCCGGCGCCGGAGGCGGGCGATCGCAACTTCCTCGACTTCATCAACCCGGCATCGCTGACGGTATTGTCCGGTTGCAAGGGCGAAATCGGTCTTGCGGAGGCCGTTGCAGGGGATAACTATCAGTTCGAGCGGGAAGGTTATTTCTGTCGGGATACGGAATCCGGTAGCGAGAATACCCTGGTGTTTAACCGCACCATCGAACTCAGGGATAACTGGAAAAGCTGA
- a CDS encoding radical SAM protein, translating into MDYIEPLFRPPSEARSLILQVTNGCSWNRCTFCEMYTAPQKKFSVKPQSEIEQELQQVASSGYPVRRVFLADGDAMTLSFRRLRELLLAIRQYFPDVQRISSYCLPRNLKNKSVEELTELQQLGLSLMYVGCESGDDLVLEKIDKGETYASSLDALHKIKQAGMKSSVMILNGLGGQQYTEQHAINSAKLMNEAQPEFLSTLVVSFPGGIERFQQGFGGEFQPLTQQQLFQEMEILLDTLELERTVFRSDHASNYLVLKGTLNRDKDQLLQQVRTAIQRPGMIPLREEWQRGL; encoded by the coding sequence ATGGATTATATAGAACCCCTTTTTCGTCCCCCCAGCGAAGCCCGCTCGCTGATTTTACAGGTCACCAACGGCTGTTCCTGGAATCGCTGCACCTTCTGCGAGATGTACACCGCGCCCCAGAAAAAATTCAGCGTCAAACCCCAGTCCGAGATTGAACAGGAACTGCAACAGGTGGCCAGCAGCGGCTACCCGGTGCGCCGGGTATTTCTGGCCGATGGCGATGCCATGACCCTGTCCTTTCGCCGCCTCAGGGAGCTTCTGCTGGCTATCCGCCAATATTTTCCGGATGTGCAGCGCATTTCCTCGTACTGTCTGCCCCGCAACCTGAAAAATAAATCCGTTGAAGAACTGACGGAGCTGCAACAGCTCGGCCTCAGCCTGATGTATGTGGGTTGTGAATCCGGCGACGATCTGGTGCTGGAAAAAATCGACAAGGGCGAAACCTACGCCTCGTCACTGGACGCGCTACACAAGATCAAACAAGCGGGTATGAAAAGCTCGGTGATGATCCTCAATGGGCTTGGCGGGCAACAATACACCGAGCAGCACGCCATCAACTCCGCGAAATTAATGAACGAGGCCCAGCCGGAATTTCTTTCAACTTTGGTAGTGAGCTTCCCCGGAGGCATTGAACGGTTTCAGCAAGGTTTTGGTGGCGAATTCCAACCACTGACCCAGCAGCAACTGTTTCAGGAAATGGAAATTCTGCTGGATACCCTGGAACTGGAGCGCACCGTATTCCGCAGCGACCACGCCTCTAACTATCTGGTACTGAAAGGCACCCTCAATCGCGATAAAGACCAGTTGTTGCAGCAAGTGCGCACTGCTATCCAGCGGCCCGGTATGATTCCGTTGCGGGAGGAGTGGCAGAGGGGGTTGTAA
- a CDS encoding UDP-2,3-diacylglucosamine diphosphatase: MTTLLISDLHLSPERPAVTRAFFAFLENHADDIKALYILGDLFEAWVGDDDPAPLARQVIAALKKLSDSGVRLFFTHGNRDFLIGKQFARESGATLLPDHHLDELGGQRVLLLHGDTLCTGDADYQKFRRKYRHPLVKFLLRHLPLKKRQKMAVEWRQKSMRANANKSDNIMDVSEETVAQLMAQYQVKLMIHGHTHRPYHHHMAFGERLVLGDWHQRGWYIRIEGDHPPELISFPIEES, translated from the coding sequence ATGACCACACTGCTGATATCCGATCTGCACCTTTCCCCAGAACGCCCGGCGGTAACCCGGGCGTTTTTTGCTTTTCTGGAAAATCACGCCGACGACATCAAGGCGCTGTATATCCTCGGCGATCTGTTCGAGGCATGGGTCGGGGATGATGACCCCGCGCCACTGGCCCGCCAGGTGATTGCAGCGCTGAAAAAACTGTCCGATAGCGGTGTCAGACTATTCTTTACCCACGGCAACCGCGATTTCTTGATCGGCAAACAATTCGCCCGGGAAAGCGGAGCCACCCTGCTGCCCGACCACCATCTTGACGAGCTGGGCGGCCAGCGCGTGCTGCTTCTGCATGGTGATACCCTGTGTACCGGCGATGCCGACTATCAGAAATTTCGCCGCAAGTACCGCCATCCGCTGGTGAAATTTCTGTTGCGCCACCTGCCGCTCAAAAAACGTCAGAAGATGGCGGTGGAGTGGCGGCAGAAGAGCATGCGAGCCAACGCCAACAAGTCGGACAATATCATGGATGTGTCGGAGGAGACTGTGGCGCAACTGATGGCACAGTACCAGGTGAAACTGATGATTCACGGCCACACCCACCGCCCCTATCACCACCATATGGCCTTTGGTGAACGGCTGGTTCTGGGTGACTGGCATCAACGGGGCTGGTATATCCGCATCGAAGGAGACCACCCGCCGGAACTGATTTCCTTCCCCATCGAAGAAAGCTGA
- a CDS encoding peptidylprolyl isomerase has translation MITLHTNYGDVSLELDFDNAPVSSANFLQYCREGFYEGTIFHRVIDGFMIQGGGMTADMQNKPTRDPIQNEADNGLANETGTLAMARTNDPHSASSQFFINVSDNTFLNHSGKNPQGWGYAVFARVTDGMDVVNKIKGVPTGRHGMHQDVPKDPVEIQKVTVSDAYADK, from the coding sequence ATGATTACACTGCACACAAATTACGGCGATGTCAGCCTTGAGCTGGATTTCGATAATGCGCCGGTTTCCTCCGCTAATTTTTTGCAGTACTGCCGCGAAGGTTTCTATGAAGGAACCATCTTCCATCGCGTCATTGACGGATTCATGATTCAGGGCGGCGGCATGACGGCCGATATGCAAAACAAACCTACTCGCGATCCCATTCAGAACGAGGCCGATAACGGTCTCGCCAATGAAACCGGCACCCTGGCGATGGCACGGACCAATGATCCCCATTCCGCCAGTTCACAGTTCTTCATCAACGTTTCCGACAACACTTTTCTCAACCACAGCGGCAAGAACCCCCAGGGTTGGGGCTATGCGGTATTTGCCCGGGTCACCGATGGCATGGATGTGGTCAACAAAATCAAGGGTGTACCCACTGGCCGTCACGGCATGCATCAGGATGTGCCCAAGGATCCGGTGGAAATCCAGAAGGTCACCGTCAGCGATGCTTACGCGGATAAATAA
- a CDS encoding DMT family transporter — protein sequence MHPNLRAILYLQLCLMFFLVGDSVAKRLLETIPLGQMICLRTAASLLVLTAFILATGRLRTLRVSKPVHQLLRSLFFTVISLGYYVAIKHFPISAVSAATAGAPILISAISPLILKERANAIQWLATITGFIGVCLVLKPDVSNSGWHYLALTVLPLAFAIMILWSRYLSRTESDWSMNYYIYIPLLLAAFFWQQEAWIALDNKTLLMVLVSGSGGAFGFIMMVAAYRVGKPVIVAPFQYTAIIMALGVDIIFWQFYPNLGLWIGIGLILLCAGIQGWQARIEEPAITPHLRPEDTHTP from the coding sequence ATGCACCCCAATCTCCGAGCCATTCTCTACCTGCAGCTCTGCCTGATGTTTTTCCTGGTGGGCGACTCGGTGGCGAAGCGCCTGCTGGAGACAATTCCCCTCGGCCAGATGATCTGTCTGCGCACCGCCGCTTCATTGCTGGTACTGACGGCGTTTATTCTGGCCACCGGCCGCCTGCGAACCCTGCGTGTCAGCAAACCCGTGCACCAACTGTTGCGCAGCCTATTCTTTACCGTGATCAGCCTCGGCTACTATGTGGCGATCAAGCATTTTCCGATCAGTGCAGTGAGTGCCGCGACTGCGGGTGCACCGATCCTGATTTCGGCCATATCGCCACTGATTCTCAAGGAGCGGGCCAACGCCATTCAGTGGCTGGCCACCATCACCGGTTTTATCGGAGTCTGCCTGGTACTGAAGCCGGATGTCAGCAATTCCGGCTGGCACTATCTGGCGCTGACGGTCCTGCCCCTCGCCTTTGCCATCATGATTCTCTGGTCGCGCTATCTGTCCCGCACCGAATCGGACTGGTCGATGAACTATTACATCTATATCCCGCTTTTGCTGGCGGCATTTTTCTGGCAGCAGGAAGCCTGGATTGCCCTGGATAACAAAACGCTGCTGATGGTTCTGGTCTCCGGCAGCGGCGGAGCATTTGGTTTTATCATGATGGTGGCGGCCTACCGGGTGGGCAAGCCGGTGATCGTGGCACCGTTTCAGTACACGGCCATCATCATGGCGCTCGGCGTGGATATAATCTTCTGGCAGTTCTACCCCAACCTGGGCCTGTGGATCGGGATTGGCCTGATTCTGTTGTGCGCTGGAATACAGGGTTGGCAGGCACGCATTGAAGAACCGGCGATCACCCCGCATCTGCGCCCGGAGGACACCCACACCCCCTGA